GACGGAACAGAATCAGCAGAACAAGGGCGGAAAGAAAGGCCGCCAGCATGATGGAGTCCGCTCCGTCGTGCAGATAGGCGGTCTGGGAAATTCCGTCAGGAACGCTCCCCCGCCATAAAAACGCCACGTCCGTGCCGTTGTTGACCAGAAAGGCCAGGTTGATGAACAGCAGGGAAACGGCGGGGAGGTACGGGAGCCACGGGCGCCCCGGATGCACGGGATGTTGTTCCGGAAAGGAAGAGCAGGGGCGCGGCAAGGCTGTAATGCCGAATGCCAGGGCTCCCAAGCACCATAGGAGGATGTCCGCTACCGTTCCCATATCCGGGACCAGCCAGGAGCAATAGCTCCAGAACCATTTGTTCATGGCTGTTCTGACGGCGGCGACTACGGGGTTCCCATCCGCAAAGATGGACAGGAAGATCAGGAACAGAATCACTCCGATGACGACGCTGCCTGCAAGCGGAATTTTCCCTAGGACTTTTCCGGCCACCTCTTTTGCCTGCGTCAGCCGGAAAAATTTATAGCCCCACCAGGTGACGTACCGTTTGGCAGGGTCAAAGCTGTTGCCCTCTTTCCGCGGCAGGAACGTTATCACCACGGGAAGTCCCAGGCCGATGAGCAGGTTGAACCCGGTATCGGGAGACAGATTGGCGCCTGCCGCCATAGCGTTCAGCACGGCCATGAAGACAAGGAATAGCTGCTCCTTCCGGCTGAGGTCCGTTCTCAGGGCCAGAAAGGCCGCCGTGTATAGCAGCAGACCCAGCGCAGTACCGATGCCTAGGCCCTCCAATGTACCAAACATGAAATCCGCGGCAAAGCCGCTGGCAATCAGGGCAAGCAGGGGAATGTGCCCGTGCCTCCACCAGGAAGGGGAAAGTACCGGGCGCGGATCGCTGCGGATGACGCTGATGAAGGAAGACGGAAGGGGCGGACGCTCCGGAAAGGAAGAGGAAGGTTCTGTCATGAGAGGAAAGTTGGATATTTGCGGAACAGCTGTCCGCATGTTGGGAGTGCGGCGCTGTGCGTTCCTGTTTAGCTGTTATTGCAGGAGTGTCAAGAGGAGATGTCTTGAAAAGGGCGGGCGTGGACGGAAAGGGCGGGGGCGCCGCATGGAAAAGGATTGTATTTTCTGCAGGAGGGCGTATAGCATGGCACGAATGAAGCGCATCGCCGTGTATGCCGGTAGTTTCGACCCTCTGACCAATGGTCACTTATGGATGATCAAGCAGGGGGCGAGGATGTTTGATGAGCTGATTGTGGCCATAGGCGACAATCCGGACAAGCACTACACGTTTTCCCATGAGGAACGCATGACCATGCTCCGGGTGGCGCTTTCCGACATGCCGGACGTGCGCATTGCGGAGTTCCACAACCGCTTTCTGGTGGACTTTGCCAACGAGCACGGGGCCACGTTTATGCTGCGCGGCATCCGTTCCACCCAGGATTATGAATATGAACGCGTGATGCGCCATATCAATGCGGACATGGCCCCCAAGGTGTGCACGGTGTTCCTGATGCCCCCGCGGGATACGGCGGAATTGTCCTCCAGCATGATCAAGGGGCTGATCGGCCCGGAAGGCTGGGAAGGGCAGGTGAGCCGTTATGTTCCCCACAATGTCTTCTCCATGCTGAAGGAGAAGTACCGGGAGATTTTCCCGCATTCCTAGGGGCGGTTGTGATTTAAAAAGTATTCCTCCGTTTCACTTCGGAGGAAATTCATTTGCGAAGGCCGGAGGCCTCCGCTCCCGGCTGGATGCTTTCGTCAAAGGCCGTGGGAAATGGTTCTTCCTCCGTTCGGCTGCCGCAAAGGCTTGCGGCGCTTCCTGACGGTTTTCCATTTATTCCGGAGAAGAGCTGGGAGGGCCGGACCGCCTGCGCCTTCTTCTGTCCTTTTGCCTGCGCATGCGCTGGATGACGCGCGCCCTGGCGGCGCACTGGCCCGTTTGTGCCTGCTCCACGGCATCGCACAGTTCCCGCCGCGCCAGAAAACGGTTGAGTTCCCGGGAGCGGTCCACATGGCATTTGACGGCGATGCCCGTGGGGAGGTGCTTGAGATAAACGCAGTTGTTGGTTTTATTCACCTTCTGGCCCCCGTGCCCGCTGCCGCGGACAAAGCTTTCCTCCAGGTCCTGTTCACGGATGCCCAGGGCTTCCATCCGCTCCTTGAGAGCGGCCAGTTTTTCAGGCCTTACCATGACCGGAGCATTGCAGGGCGTTGACGCGCTGCCGGACCGCATGGACCAGCAGGTTACGGCTGGCGGGGGTCATGGAGCGCAGACTGATGGAGACGGCGGCGCCGTCAGTCAAATGCAGATTCAGGCGTTTGCCCTTCTGGTCCACGGAATCCATTTGCTGCCAGAGGTACCACCGCATGGTGCGGCGGGGCCGCAGGAAAGGCAGGACCTCCACACCCAGCGGGGTAACGAGGACGGCAGCGTATTTCAGGCAGCGGCTCCCCAGATACAGGCAAAAAACGGCGGGGACGAGGGCTGCGGCCTGCATGGCCCACAGGGGGGCGGGAAGGTACGGGGTGATGGTATCATACCCCGTGAGCTGGAGGAAGGCGGCAATGACGGCCAGCAGGAGTCCCGCCGCCACCAGGATGGCGCCTGCACGGTTGCGGGTGAAGCGCAGTTCCCTTTCCCGCACGGGAATGTGCCGTATATCCTCCACGCCCAGGCCGGGCAGAACCGGGCCGGGTATGGAGGCGGGGGAATGGAGGTCAGGCTCCGGCATAGATGCCCGGGGAAATTTCCTTTGTTTCTTCGGAACCGTTTTCCATCAGCAATGTGCCTTGGAGAATGGCTCCATCCTGGAAGTGGAAGCGGCCGCGCAGGGTCAGTTTGTCCAGGCCGATCAGGGAAGGCAGGCCCAGTCCGTCCAGGGAGTCCACCAGCTTGTACCGCTTGGAGTCCAGGTCCACAATGGGAGTTTTTCCTTCCCGTTCCGGAGCCAGGGCTACCTTGCCGCTTTCATCCACGGCGATGGCGTCCGAACGCAGCAGGAACAGGTCGGACGTGGTCTTGACCGGGAAGAAGCGGGAACGCGGGACGTTGACGGCCCGTGCGCCCGGGAAGCATTCCATGCCGGCGCCCATGGCCGTCTCCAGCTGGTACACGGGGGCTGATTCCGGGTCGCGGGGATTGAGCGTCTTGCTGTTCCGGATCATGGGCAGCGGGAGTACGCCGCCGTTGGCGTCCAGGATTTCCTTCAGGGCGTCCAGGCGTATCCAGAGGGTGTTGGTATTGAAGTAGCGGTGCTTGGAGATGTTCTGGAATTCGGGAATGTCCGCTTCCGGGCACTGGGCCACTTCCCGCAGGATCAACTGGCCGTCCTTCTTCCTGACGGCCAGGTGGCCGCCTTTCTTGTCCGCCTCCGTGCGGCGGGTGACTTCCATGACGAAGGGGGCGCCGCTTTCCGCAAACCAGCGCAGGAAGTTCATGTCAAGCTGCGCGCCCAGGTTGTCGGAGTTGGAGACAAAGGCGTATTTGACGCCGTCCGCCAGCAGGCGGTCCAGCCAGCCGGAGCCCAGCAGGGCCGGGTACAGGTCTCCATGGCCGGGCGGGCACCATTCCAGTTCCGGCTGTTCCGGATACGCGGCGGGGGTGAGGCCGTCCGCCAGGATTTTGGGCACGCGGTTCTGCATCAGCTCCACCTGGGAGGGGTCCGCAAAGCCGTCGTCCGCGTATTTTTCCAGGTAGGCCAGCGTGTCCGCGCTGGTGGAGAAGGAGTTCATCAGCAGAAGGCGCACGGGCGTGCCGGAGACGGAGCGCAGGTGTTTCACCTGCCTGACGATCAAGTCCAGGAACGTGTCCTTGCCCTTCACCTTCAACAGGCTTTTTGCCTTCTGGAGGCCCATGCTCGTACCAAGGCCGCCGTTGAGCTTGATGCAGACGCACTGGGAGATCAGGTCCTTGTCCGCCGCGGGGGTGGAGGCCGTGATTTCCTGCCAGTCAGCCACCTGGTCCGCGGGGAGGATATCCGTTTCCGGAATCATGCCGGAGTGGTTGGAGACGAGGGCTTCGTAACAGCGGGAGAAAGCTTTGATGGCCGCGGCCGGAATGCCGGCGGACTCCATCTTTTCTTCAAAAGGAGTGAACGTACTCATTGGCGGCTTTTGTACAAAATGCCCGGTGGAGGCTCAAGCATTATATAAGCGGCCTCCCGCACGGACGGGAGCTCCCGTGCGGGAGGCGGCTGTTTCATTTGACGGCAGTCACCCTGATGCGGCGGTAGTCCGCCACCCATTGGGCGCCGTCCCACAGCTCATTCCGCAGGGCCGCTTCCATTTCCTCAAAAATCCGGATGCGCCTTTTTTCATGCAGGTCCTTCAAATCCGCCTGGAAAAACTGGCGCGCCCAGTTGCGCAAGCCGTCCGGGCCGTCTTTCAGCGGGGTGGGGCGGTCAAAGTCCAAGACCGTTTCCGGGTGCAGCCCCGCCTGTTCCAGCAGACAGCGGTATTCCTCCACAGTGGGGAAGTAAAAACGGGTTTTGACGGGAAGCTCCCTCTCCAGGAGGCTGGCCTGGAACGCCTCCCGGATGCGGAGGATGTTGCGGTGGGCTCCGAATTCACAGATCAGCCTGCCCTGCGGCTTCAGGACGCGGAAGACGGCTTTCAATAGGGCCCCCTGGTCCGGTATCCAGTGAAAGGCGGCGTTGGAAAAGACAATATCAAACCAGCCGTTCCAGGGCATGCGGCAGGCGTCCATCACGCGGAAGTCCATTCCGGGGTAAAGCTGCCGGGCCTTGGCGATCATTTCCGGGGAGGCGTCCATGCCTGTGACGAAGGGCGATTTTCCCAGCAGAGCATGCGTAAGGGTCCCGGTTCCGCAGCCCAGGTCCAGAATGGACAGGCCAGGGTTTTCCGGCACGTTGGAGAGCAGGTCCTTGCCGTATTCCGCAACAAAATCATGCTTGTTTTCGTATAGCTCAGCGTTCCAGTCCATCACCTCCCCATGATAGGGTAAAAGGTATCTTTTTCAAGAAGACCCTGTCTTTTTCAGTGGAATTTTTCCGGAATGCCCCGGAGGGCCGTTTCTCCCCGCCGCTCCGGGATTCTGCTTGCGTTCACGGGGATGAAATGATTAAGTTAAGCTCATTATGAAAGCAACAGCCCTGTTCATGGCGGCCTCAGCCCTGGCCGCAGTTTCCGCCGGCGCCTATGACGGATACGGTTATGATCCCCGGCCCGCAAGTTCCTATAATGATACGCTCAGCGGAGCGGCCCATATCGGTTATGATTCCCGGTATGCCTATAAGGACGTGGTGGCTTCCTCCCTGCTCAACCGCAGCGGCGTTTTCAACATCGGCGGTGAGCTGGACCTCAACCTGGTCAAGGACTGGAAGCAGGAAATAGGCGCGGAATACATGGCCTTCTGCGACGGCCTGCTGAGCGACAAGGAGGCCTTTGACGCCAACTGGAAAGCCGTCAAGGAGCTGTTTCCCAACCTGTCTTTCCGGGGCGGTTATGAATTCAATTACGGCGGCCTGCCGGGTTATTTGAGCAAGCACATGGGAAAGGCCCCCCATTCCGTGGCCCAGTCCGTAACCGCCGGCCTGGCGTATGACGATCCCGGCCACGGCTATTTCGGCTCCCTGGACGTGCAGTACGGTTTTTACGGCATGATAGGCTGGCGCATTGACTTGAACGCGGGCAAGCGCTGGAGCGGCCTGATCCATGAAAAGGTGGATTTGGAATTGAGCGCCGGCACCAGCTATTCTTCCAGCTACTGGGGCGCGGGCGTTGACGGGTTTGACCAGTTCAACGTCAAGCTGGCGGCCCCCGTCCGCGTGACCGGGGTGGACGCCAGCCGCGGCTTCCGCATCATTCCCTTCATCCAGCTTGACTGGGCCGGAAACACGCGCTCCGATATACGGCGCTATACCGGCATGAGCACGATTGAGGATTTCCGCATCCGCGTGGGTGTGGAAGCCGTCTATCACTTTTAAGCGGAAGCCTCCGCGGCTCTTTCCCCCGGGAGGGCCGCGGAGGAGTTCCCTCTTCTCCGGCGCTGTCCGGACTCTTTCTCCCCTTCTGGAAAAACCGCCATGTTGAAAATGATCCTGCTGCTGGCGCGGCGCACGTTTATACGGCTGCTGCTGGCGATGCTGCCTCTGGGGCTCTTTGCCGTTCTGGCGCAGGCCCTTGACCTTTCCCCCCTCCAGTCCCTGGTCACGCTGATTCCGGTGATTGCTTTTGAAGTATGGCTGGTGGTCAAGTATGTGCTGCCCGTCATGGGGGATCTGGTGACCAAGACGCTGTATTCCTCCAACATCACCACGGATGAGGAAGTGCTGGTGGAGGCCTCCCGGCGCATGTTGAATTCCGGAGACGCGCAGGGAGCCCTGGAGTTGCTGGAACGCTACCGGAAGGAGAATCCGGGGCTGGTGCGGTCCTGGCTCATGGAATCCGGCTTGCTGAATGACATGCGCAGGTATGCTGATTCCGTAAAAATCCTCCAGGAAGGCCTGGAATCCAGAAGATGGCGAAAGGAGGACCGGGCGCTGTTCCTGTACAAGATAGGGGTGATTTACGATTCCATGCTCAACAATCCGGACAAGGCCCGGAAGTACTGGGAGGAGGCCGCGGACAGGTATCCCAATACGGCTTACGGGCGCTCCGCCCTGGACAAGCTGTAAGGCTTGCTGACGCGCATGAAATATTCTGCTGGGATGGATTCCCTGAATGAAAGGCCCTTTCAAGCTTTTCCTTGAGAAAGGGAAGGACTTTTCTCCTGTGGCGGGAAAAGGAATAAACGTTGCATAGTTCGGGGGGTATATTATACTGCATTCTCTCCAAGGGAATAAGGCCGCCGCGGTTGCAGATGGTGTGAAGAATCTTTCAGAACGGATTGAATATGGAAAAATTAGACCATATAAAATATATGGTGCTCTGTAAGTTGCCTTATCGTGTGCGGAAAATGATCAACTGGTTCGCGGGAAGGTTCAGGGAAGAGAAAGACCTGTCCCTTGTCGCAAGGTTGGAGGATATCCGCAACCTTCTTATTTACAACCATCCCGTTTCCCAGGTTCCTCCGGCCACGGGCAAGTTGAGACTGCTTCAGGATGGCAATACCGTTCTGCTGGCCCTTTTTGCGCGGAAATGCCGGGAAAACGGCCTAAGGTACTGGCTGGATTACGGCACTCTGCTGGGCGCCGTGCGTCACCGGGGATTTATTCCGTGGGATGACGATCTGGACGCAAGCATGATGAGGCCGGAGTATGACCGCCTGTTGGAGTTGCTTCCCTCCCTGTTCCCCCGGGAGGAAGGGTTTACCTGGAAGCGGCATGCCTTTTTACAGATAGGGTATGAGGGTACTCCGCTCAACATTGACGTGTATCCCTATCATTTTTATTCCGAGCCTCTTGTAAACGCTGAGCAGCACGACCGCCTGGACAGGCGGCTTTCCGGCTTCAAGAAGGACGTCGTCTTGGTCAAGGACAGGATGAATCTGACGGATGAGGAGGTGCAGCAGAAAATCCGCCGGGAGATTCTGGAGGGAAGGGAACCGGGAGAGGAGAAGGACTGCCCCGGAATTTTTCTGTCCCCCGCCATCACTTTTACGAAAAACACCCATCTTTCCTATGAAACGTTCTTCCCCCTGGGCTCCATGGATTTTGAGGGATTGAAGTTTTCCGTGCCCAACCACGCGCGCCAGTACCTGCAGTTTTTTTATGGCGACTACCTGTCCTATCCGGACCGTATCCAGTTTAAGCATCCTTCCGTGAAGCATATGATGGAACACGTTCCCTTTGAAGCGGCGGTCAACCGTTTCATAGACGTTTACGGAAAGCAGATTGACGCGTCCCAGCCATGAAAACGGTCATTACCTACGGTACGTTTGACCTGCTTCATACGGGGCACGTCAATCTTCTCAGGAGAGCCAGGGCGCTGGGGGACCGCCTCATCGTCGGTGTGACCACGGCCAGCTATGACCAGAGCCGGGGCAAGTTGAATGTGATGGAAAGCCTGGCGGAGCGCGTGGAAAACGTCCGGAAGACCGGACTGGCGGACCTCATTATCACGGAGGAGCTGGAAGGGCAGAAGCTCCATGACATCCAGAAGTATGGGGCGGATATTTTCGTGATCGGTTCCGACTGGACGGGGAAGTTCGACTATCTCCGCGAACACTGCGAGGTGGTTTACCTGGAGCGCACCAAGGGCGTTTCTTCAACGGACCTCCGTTCCGCCCGGAATTTCATTGTCCACATGGGGATAGCAGGCCACGGACGCATAGCGGGCCGTTTTCTTCAGGAGTCCAAGTACGTCAGCGGCATTGAAGTAACGGCCGTTTACGGTCGCGACGAGGGAAAAGTGCGCCGGTTTGCGGAGTCGTATGAACTGCTGGAATATGATACGGAGTATGAACGGTTCCTGGACAAGGTGGACGCCGTTTACATCGCCGTGCCGCATCACCTGCATTATGAGCTCGCCAAAAGGGCCCTCCTGAAAGGAAGGCATGTGCTGTGCGAGAAGCCCCTGGCGCTTTCCCGGGAGGAGGTGGAAGAGCTGTTCCTGCTGGCCGCGGAAAAGGGCTGCGTTTTACTTGAAGCGTTGAAGACGGCGTTTTTCCCGGCTTTTCAGCAGTTGACAGGCGTGGCGGAAAGCGGGGTCATCGGTTCCATCAAGGCGGTGGACGCAGCGTTCACCAAATTGATTGAGGATGATTCCAGCAGGGAGTTTGATCCCGCGCAGGCGGGGGGAGCGTGGACGGAGCTGGGGGCCTACCCCGTTTTCGTGATCGGGAAACTGCTGGGTACGGAAAGCCGGAGCCTGCGCTTCACGACTTGCAGGAAGCCGGAAACGGGGGTGGACCTTTTTACACGGGCGGATTTCCTTTATCCCAATGCGGCGGCCTCCGCCACAGTCGCCATCGGGGCCAAGAGGGAAGGGGACTTGTGCATTACGGGAACGCGCGGCTACATTTATGTTCCCTCTCCGTGGTGGAAAACGGAGATGTTTGAAGTGCGTTTTGAAGACCCACGGAAGAACAGGAAATATTTTGTCAGGTTTGAGGGCGACGGCCTCCGCTATGAGCTCGCCGCGTTTCTGCGCCTGATTCACGGCTGCCGCCACGAGCTGAATCTCATGTCCCGGGATGATTCCCTGTTCATCGCTGACGTCACCCGGCAGTTCCTGGATGGGGAAAACGTGAATGAGATCGGGTAAGGAACTCCTCCTGTTTGGGGACGGTTGGGGATGATTGTCTTTCTCCTTGACCCTGCTGATTGCGGCGGAGTATCATTGGATAATGAGAAGACCCCCTATTCCCGGTTTGGTGATGGCGGACGGATGGTTGCAGCCTTATTCCCGCCAGATACGCGACCGCCAGCGCTTGTTTGACCTGAAGATGAAAAGGATCAACCAGCATGCGGGTTCTCTGGAGGGGTATGCGCAGGGTTACCGTTATTACGGCCTCAACCGTGATCCGGAGACGAGCGCGTGGACGTACCGGGAATGGGCCCCTGCCGCCCGCGGCTTGTTCCTGACGGGGGATTTCAACGGCTGGGACCGGGAGAGCCACCCGCTGGTGCGGAATGAGCGCGGCGTGTGGGAGATTACACTGCCGCCTGATGCGCTGGCCCACGGGCAGAAGGTGAAGGTTCATGTGATCGGCGCGGACGGAACGGGGAAGGACCGTATTCCCGCCTGGATTACCAGGGCCGTGCAGGACCCCTCCACTTATGATTTTGCCGGAGAGGTGTGGATGCCGGAACACCCCTATGAGTGGCGGAATAACGGTTTTGACCCTTCCCGGATAGAGGTGCCGTTCGTTTATGAGGCGCATGTGGGCATGGGCGGGGAAGAGGGGCGCGTGCATACGTACCGTGAGTTTGCGGACGAGGTTCTCCCCCGCATCGCCGGCCTGGGTTATAATACCGTGCAGCTCATGGCCGTGCAGGAGCATCCCTATTACGGTTCCTTCGGTTACCATGTCTCCTCCTTCTTTGCTCCTTCCTCACGCTTCGGCACGCCGGAGGACCTGAAGTACCTGATTGACCAGGCGCACGGCCTGAACATCGCCGTGCTGCTGGACGTGGTGCATTCCCACGCCGTGAAGAATGAGGCGGAGGGGCTGAACAATTTTGACGGCTCCGGCGGCATGTATTTCCTGCCGGGAGAGCGCGGACATCATCCGGACTGGGATTCCTGCTGTTTTGACTATGGCCGGGACGAGGTGATCGAGTTCCTGCTGTCCAACGTCCGCTGGTGGCTGGAGGAGTTCCGCTTTGACGGCTTCCGCTTTGACGGCGTGACGTCCATGCTGTATTTCCACCGCGGGCATGAACCGTTCGGGGATTTGAGCGCGTACTTCGGGCCGTCCGTGGACCTGGACGCCGTGGCTTATTTGCAGCTGGCCTCCACGCTGATTCAGCGGGTGAGGCCGGGGGCGATCGCCATTGCGGAGGACATGTCCGGCATGCCGGGGCTGTGCCGCCCGGTGGATGAGGGGGGCCTGGGCTTTTCCCACAGGCTGGCCATGGGCATTCCCGATTACTGGATCAAGCTCCTCAAGGAGAAGAAGGATGAGGAGTGGAGCATGGGGGACATGTGGTATACGCTGACCAACAGGCGCTACGGAGAACCCCACGTGGCTTACTGCGAGAGCCATGACCAGGCCCTGGTGGGGGACAAGACGCTGGCGTTCCGCCTGATGGACGCGGAAATGTACTGGAAGATGGCCGTGGACCAGCAGAGCGTGGTCGTTGACCGCGGCATGGCGCTGCACAAGATGATCCGCCTGGTAACCATGGCGACGGGCGGGGAAGGCTGGCTGAATTTCATGGGCAACGAGTTCGGCCATCCGGAGTGGATTGATTTTCCGCGTGAAGGCAACGGCTGGTCCTATGAGCACTGCCGCCGCCAATGGTCCCTGGTGGACAATCCCTCCCTCAGGTTCAAGTTACTGAATGCCTTTGACCAGGCGATGGTCCGCATGGCCCTGGATGCCCGCCTGCTGAATAATCCGCCGCCGTTCCCGCTGAATATTGATGAGGGGAACCAGGTCATGGCGTTCCACCGCGGAGGCCTGTTGTTTGTGTTCAACTGGTCGGGGGACCGCGCGATCATGGATTACGTGCTGCCCGCGCCCCAGAAGGGGGAATGGAGGGTGGTGCTGGATACGGACAGCGCCCGCTTCGGCGGTTTTGGCCGGCAGGACGGCTCCATTCCGCATTTCACGGATGAAGACGGGAATCTTTCCCTGTACCTGCTGCCGCGCACGGCCCTGGTCCTGAAAAGAGTGGGCTCCGCCGTCATGACCCGGCACGCCGGGCAGGAGGAAGGGTAACAGGAGTTGCGGCGAACCAGCCTGCCAGATCCGGAGGATTTCCGGCGCATTAAGAAAAAAGCGGGACACGGTCGCGCGTGATGCGCGGGCGGGACAGCCGCTACCACTGCGCGGGCAGCTCCCGCAGGGGCGGAGCTCCGGATTCCGCTTTTTTCAGGCGGATGGTCAGGGTATCCGTCTTGAAGTCCTTGGACTTTTCGTTATTGCTCCCCCACAGAATGGCTCCCTGCGTGGTCATCTCCGGATAAAACGTTTTTTCCGTGGAAAGGCAGCCGGGCTTGTCCGCCGCCACGTGAATGGGCTTGTGCCTGTTCAGGGAGAGGGTGACGGGGGCCTGCCCCACATAATCCCCGTTCACGCGCAGGCTGGCCCCGGAAGGGACGCTGCGGATGGTCATGTCCCTGGGGGCGCTGGTGCATGAGATGCACGCGCAGCACGCCGCGGAAAGGAGGAAGAGGTGCGGGAGAAGGCCGTGGGTCATCGTGACGGGGATCAGGGGTGTTCCACCATGTTCATGGCGGCCTGCTTGATCTGGGCGGCCATGGAGTTGAGGGCGTTCGCCCTGGTGGGCGCCAGGTGGTCCTTCAGTCCGGTCTTGTCCAGCTTGGACATGTCCGCCTTCAGGATTTCCTCCGGCGGCAGTCCGGAGAGGAGCCGGACGAATACGGCAATGAGCCCCTTGGTGATGAGGGAGTCACTGTCCGCGGAGAGTTTCAGCACGCCTTTGTCCGGCTGCGTATGCAGCCACACGCGGGACTGGCAGCCCTTGATGAGGGAGTCGTCCGTTTTCTGGGATTCATCCATCTTCGGCAGCTTCTTGCCCAGGCTGATGATGTATTCATACCGTTCCGTCCAGTCCTGGAACAGGTCCAGTTCATCCAGCAGGTCTTGCAGGCGTTCTTCGTAGTTCATGGCTTGGGATGAGGGAAAGGCTGGTTATGCCCGGTTTGCTTCCGCCAGCGTGGCGAGAACGGCCTTCTGGGCGTGGACGCGGTTTTCCGCCTCCCGGAAGATGACGGGCGCGAAGTGCTCCAGCACGTCTTCCGTGATTTCCTTGCCGCGGTAGGCGGGCAGGCAGTGGAAGGCGGAGTGGTTGGGCGCGGCATGCGCCAGAAGCTCCTTGTTCACCTGGTAGGGGTAGAAGTGCTTTTCCTTGGACAGGCCTTCCGCTTCCTGGCCCATGGAGAGCCACACGTCCGTGTTGATGACGGAAGCCCCCCTGACGGCTTCCACGGGGTCCGTGGTGAAGATGACGTTGTCGCAGTCCAGATGCCTGCGGAAGTCTTCCAGAGGCAGGTAGTTGGTCGGCGCGCCGATGGCGAGCGTGAAGCCCAGCCGCTTGGCCGCCCACATCCAGGAGCGGGACATGTTGTTGTCCCCGTCCCCCACGAAGGCGATCTTCATATCCTTCCAGGAACCGGGGCCGTAGATTTCCTCAATGGTGAGCAGGTCCGCCAGAATCTGGCAGGGGTGTTCCTCATCCGTCAGGGCGTTGATGGTGGGAATGCCGGAGAAGCTGGCGAATTCCTCCACTTCCTGCTGGCCATAGGTCCGGATGGCAGCACCGTGGATCATGCGGCCCAGCACGCGGGCCGTGTCCTTGATGGGTTCTCCGCGCCCCAGCTGGATGTCATGGACGGAAAGGAACATGGGGCGTCCGCCCAGTTCGCTGATGCCCACTTCAAAGGAGACGCGGGTGCGGGTGGAGGATTTGGAGAAAATGAGCGCCCAGGTCTGGCCTTTCAGGGGCAGATGTTCGTGATGGCCGCGTTCCGCCTTGAGCTTGTGGCCCAGCGCGAGCAGGTCCTTGATTTCGTCTCCGGTAAGCTGTTCTATGGAAAGAAGGTTCTTCATGGCGTTGTAAAGAGAATAGAGAAAAGGAATAAAAACAGGAAAGCCGCACCATACTCCCTGTTTCCTTAAAAGAAAAGGGAATAATGCGGCTTTCCGGGGAGGGGTGGAGATGCCTTTACAGCTTGGCTGCCGCCTGGTCCGGCCACGGCACGGGGGAGCCTTCCCGGGCTCCGGCGGG
This DNA window, taken from Akkermansia muciniphila, encodes the following:
- a CDS encoding Gfo/Idh/MocA family oxidoreductase — its product is MKTVITYGTFDLLHTGHVNLLRRARALGDRLIVGVTTASYDQSRGKLNVMESLAERVENVRKTGLADLIITEELEGQKLHDIQKYGADIFVIGSDWTGKFDYLREHCEVVYLERTKGVSSTDLRSARNFIVHMGIAGHGRIAGRFLQESKYVSGIEVTAVYGRDEGKVRRFAESYELLEYDTEYERFLDKVDAVYIAVPHHLHYELAKRALLKGRHVLCEKPLALSREEVEELFLLAAEKGCVLLEALKTAFFPAFQQLTGVAESGVIGSIKAVDAAFTKLIEDDSSREFDPAQAGGAWTELGAYPVFVIGKLLGTESRSLRFTTCRKPETGVDLFTRADFLYPNAAASATVAIGAKREGDLCITGTRGYIYVPSPWWKTEMFEVRFEDPRKNRKYFVRFEGDGLRYELAAFLRLIHGCRHELNLMSRDDSLFIADVTRQFLDGENVNEIG
- a CDS encoding alpha amylase C-terminal domain-containing protein, with product MRRPPIPGLVMADGWLQPYSRQIRDRQRLFDLKMKRINQHAGSLEGYAQGYRYYGLNRDPETSAWTYREWAPAARGLFLTGDFNGWDRESHPLVRNERGVWEITLPPDALAHGQKVKVHVIGADGTGKDRIPAWITRAVQDPSTYDFAGEVWMPEHPYEWRNNGFDPSRIEVPFVYEAHVGMGGEEGRVHTYREFADEVLPRIAGLGYNTVQLMAVQEHPYYGSFGYHVSSFFAPSSRFGTPEDLKYLIDQAHGLNIAVLLDVVHSHAVKNEAEGLNNFDGSGGMYFLPGERGHHPDWDSCCFDYGRDEVIEFLLSNVRWWLEEFRFDGFRFDGVTSMLYFHRGHEPFGDLSAYFGPSVDLDAVAYLQLASTLIQRVRPGAIAIAEDMSGMPGLCRPVDEGGLGFSHRLAMGIPDYWIKLLKEKKDEEWSMGDMWYTLTNRRYGEPHVAYCESHDQALVGDKTLAFRLMDAEMYWKMAVDQQSVVVDRGMALHKMIRLVTMATGGEGWLNFMGNEFGHPEWIDFPREGNGWSYEHCRRQWSLVDNPSLRFKLLNAFDQAMVRMALDARLLNNPPPFPLNIDEGNQVMAFHRGGLLFVFNWSGDRAIMDYVLPAPQKGEWRVVLDTDSARFGGFGRQDGSIPHFTDEDGNLSLYLLPRTALVLKRVGSAVMTRHAGQEEG
- a CDS encoding PEGA domain-containing protein, which gives rise to MTHGLLPHLFLLSAACCACISCTSAPRDMTIRSVPSGASLRVNGDYVGQAPVTLSLNRHKPIHVAADKPGCLSTEKTFYPEMTTQGAILWGSNNEKSKDFKTDTLTIRLKKAESGAPPLRELPAQW
- a CDS encoding SufE family protein; the protein is MNYEERLQDLLDELDLFQDWTERYEYIISLGKKLPKMDESQKTDDSLIKGCQSRVWLHTQPDKGVLKLSADSDSLITKGLIAVFVRLLSGLPPEEILKADMSKLDKTGLKDHLAPTRANALNSMAAQIKQAAMNMVEHP
- the argF gene encoding ornithine carbamoyltransferase, encoding MKNLLSIEQLTGDEIKDLLALGHKLKAERGHHEHLPLKGQTWALIFSKSSTRTRVSFEVGISELGGRPMFLSVHDIQLGRGEPIKDTARVLGRMIHGAAIRTYGQQEVEEFASFSGIPTINALTDEEHPCQILADLLTIEEIYGPGSWKDMKIAFVGDGDNNMSRSWMWAAKRLGFTLAIGAPTNYLPLEDFRRHLDCDNVIFTTDPVEAVRGASVINTDVWLSMGQEAEGLSKEKHFYPYQVNKELLAHAAPNHSAFHCLPAYRGKEITEDVLEHFAPVIFREAENRVHAQKAVLATLAEANRA